The Brumimicrobium sp. genomic interval CAGTTTCATTTGGGATTTTACTCAAATCATTTAGGTAAGTCACGTGGTCAGCTAAAATAGCACCTGCTGATGAACCTCCTGCAATGATAATATTTGAGTTAATTCCGTAAGGATTTCCGTTAGCAGCAGATTTTCGTAAGAAACGAATAGCTGCTTTCATATCGTGCATAGATCTAGCAACCTCCTTTTTAAATTCAAGTGCTAAAGTAGCTGGCTGTGTGAGCCATAAAGGATTGATATTTAATAAGCGATACTGTATAGATACCGCAACATACCCCATTTTAGCCATTTGCTCACAAATTGTTTGCATGTCAGATTTATTTCCTCCAATAAAAGAACCTCCGTGTGCTAATAAAATGACTGGTCTATCGTCATCAGTGTCACCATCTGGAGTATAAATATCCAAGGATAAGTCAACAAGTTGATCTCCTGCTTGGTTATAGTTTGATCCATATTTTACATCAGCTGTTTTAGTTACATTTGTAAAAACAGCTTGTTTGTAACGTGTTCCTGAAGAACAATCTTGTGCATTTACATTACTATTGACAAGTGTAGTAGCAATAATAAGTGTAGAGTAAAGTATTTTTCTCATAAATTAGATTTTTAATTATACCGATAAAGGTAATAGATTTTTTGATTACAATAATTAAAAATAAATAAAAAAATAGATTAAATACCCATTATTATTTATAATTAGTTAGCACTAATGACTAGTGGTTTAAAAGTGAAATCTTCGATAAGCACAGAATAAAAAGTAGAATACAAAAATTATCGGTAAGGAAAATGAATAGTGAGAGATTAAATCTATAAATCTACTCCTTCAGTTCTAAAAGCATTGAAAACAAAAGGGACATTCACTACGCAAGAAAAATCAAAACCAGCTTCTTTCATTTCATCATCGTCTTCAGCATATCTCCATTCAATAGAAACATCATAGCCATTTTCCACCATCTCATTCATTTTATGTAAAAGAAAAAGAATTTGTTTGGAAGAAGCATTATTAAAATATTCCATGTGAAAAATAATGCGCGTCTTTCTAACGGGGGCACAAGAATATGCATAGAACCATTTTACAATTGGCGACCAAAATTCTTCTATATTTTCGGGAATAGCTCTTCCTTTGATCAACATGCGACCTATATTAGGGTTAAAATTCACATAAGGAGTGTTGGGCGTAGCTATTTTTTCTAAAATCTCCATTAACTTTTAAAATGAAAGGACCAATATGTCCATTATTATCGATTTTTAAAAGTTTAAGTTTCAAAAAGACCTATCAATTTCGACAAACAAAATGGTTTTATCGATGAATACCATTTATCTCAAAAAATTCATATACAGCCTGAGCAGCTTCACATTTAATTGAACCAAGTCTATACCCATGATGAGTTAAAGCATTAGATAATTGATTTTCAAAATAATAAGCAACATTTCCAATAAAATGAATTTCTTGAATGGATGTTTTTAATGGTTTTAAAGCAGTTTGACAAAAATCAGAAAACCCCTGTGAGATTAATTCACTCACTTCTGACTCATGTAGAAATTCATGAATAATCTTTGTAAGTCCAGCTACAAATTTTCTTCCATCAGGTTCATAAACCCTATGAATAATGGAATGACCTTGAAAATATTCTTCTATCTTTTTTCTAACTGTTAGTGACAATTCACCTCTTAAATAATACTGAATCAATCTTTTACCTAAATCAAAACCACTACCTTCATCTCCAAGTATGTACCCCCAGCCAGAAGTGATTTGCTTTACATTCTTTCCATCGAAATATGCTACAACAGCTCCTGTTCCAATAATTCCAACTACTCCTTCTCTATTTCCTAGATGAGCTATGCATGCTGCATAAATATCTGTTTCCACTAGTCGTACATTTAGTTGAAAGAGATTTAAAAATTGTATGATTTTAGTTTTTGCTTCTTTACTCTCACATCCTGCTCCAAAGAAATATACTTCTTCTTGCTGAAAATTATTTTCTTGGATAAATTGCAGAAAAATAGTTTTTTTTTGGTCAGTCAATTCCTGTGGATGCAAGCCTACTGTCGCTTTCTGTGTCAATTGACCCGAAGCATCTCTATAAACCCAAGTAGATTTGGTTCCTCCGCTTTCGACTACTATCATAGATTAATACCAATCAAATCGGTAAGCTAGATTCATATTGAAAGATATGGGTGAAATATCATTTCCTAAGATTGCATAGGGATCCATTAACCTAGAAACAATCTCTGCTCCTACATCAAAGGTAATTGCTCCTCTCATAGCAGGCACTTGAAATTTAACTCCTAAACCACCTCCAAAAGAAAATAAAATTGAATACATAGGCTTTAAGGATGTAAGAGGTTGAGGGGGATAATCATTCGTTTCGTAATCATCTACTTTTAAAGAGCCTGGCATACGATATTTTGAACTATATGAACTCAAAATACCTTTCAAATATCCTCCTGCATACATGGCTATTCCTATATCATAATCATTAATGAAATAATATCTTGTACCACCATCTATGGCAAAATAGGTTGTTTTGGCTGTTTCGATAGCTTGAACTTTAGAAGGGACTATTCCATCTTTCCCTGAGACTTCCGTAGTTCTTTCATACTTCTTTGGAAACATATATGCAGCTCGTAATGTAAAGGTATTATTAGGAGTACGCGGAAATTCTCCAAACATATTGAATCCAATACGATGTATAGGAAGATTTAATCCATGAAAAGTGCTTACCCCTCCTCCTAAAGAAAATTGAGCCATACCGCTGTTTGAAAAGACAAACAACATACTACTCATCAAAACAATTATTTTATATCTGCCCATTTTGGTTTCTTTTTTAAAATATCCTTATAAATTTTGCAATCTTTTGTGTGTGCTCCATCCAAATATCCAGTGCTCATTAAAAATTCTTCAACAATTTTTATGCCTGTAAATTTAAAATTATTTTTAAATAACTTAGTCCATTCTTCTAATGATAAACCTAAATTCTTGTCTAACCAATAACTAAATGTACCATTATTTTTTTGAATTTCTAAAATTTTATTTGCATTATAAATTACAGCTTCAATTTTTTTCCTATTCCGAATAATACCAGCATCATTCATTAATTCTATTATCTTCTTTTCCTTAAAGGCAGCCACGACAGAAATGTCATAATTTTCAAACGCTTTCCTAAAGGCTGGCTCTCTTTTAATAATTTGTGACCAACTCAAACCGGCTTGATTAATTTCTAAGATTAATCTACCAAACAACTCATCATCGTCCTTTAGTGGAAAACCATAATTTTCATCATGATATTTCTTATCTGGGTGATTTTGGTCTAAATTCTTTGTAAATTCGCAATAACTCATCTTGGGTTAATTAACGTACAAATAAGGCAAAAAGTTGTAATAGATATAAAATTATGGCAAATATTTTCGAATTTAATGGGTTTAAACCTGTTATACATCCTTCTAGTTTTGTTCACCCCAATGCAACAGTAACTGGGAATGTTATTATTGGAAAAGATGTATATATAGGTCCAGGAGCAGCCATACGTGGTGACTGGGGTAAAATTATTCTAAAAGATGGCTGTAATGTTCAGGAGAATTGTACAATACACATGTTTCCAGGCACAACCGTTATTTTAGAAGAAGCGGCTCATATTGGCCATGGAGCTATTGTTCATGGTGGGCATATAGGCAGGAACTGTATGATTGGTATGAATGCTGTAATTATGGATGATGCTGAAATAGGAGAAGAATCTATTATTGGTGCATTGTGTTTTGTTCCTGCGAAAATGAATATTCCACGTCGAAGTTTGGTCGTTGGGAGCCCTGCTAAAATCATTAAAGAAGTAAGTGACGAAATGATACAATGGAAAACAATGGGAACCACCTTATACCAAAGACTCCCTCAAGAATGTAAGGACACCCTAAAACCTTGTGAGCCTCTTATGGAAGAAGAATCGAATAGACCCTCTCAAGAAAATATGTATAAAACTTGGGAAGAAATTAAAAATCAAAACTAATAATGAAAGTAAGTATATCTCTCATAGCATTAACTCTTCTACTTGGTTCTTGTGCATTTAACAATATGTTTTTACAACCAACAACGTATAATCAAGAGCAAACGCAAACAAAATTAATTATCCAAAACGACACTGTTACAGTTGCCTTTCAAGATGAAAATCATCAACCTTACTACATCAAAAAGGGAAATGACACAGTCTCCTTTAATTATACAATAGAAAGTGTCTTATTTGATAGTGAAAGCGGGAATCAACTAAATGGTTGGTGGTTAATCCCAAAAGATGTAGAGCCAAAAATTACACTCATCCATTTTCATGGAAATGCTGGATCTCTACCTATGCAACATTTTGCAACAACAAAAATGTTAGAATATGGTTTTCAGACATTTGCAATTGATTATAGCGGTTTTGGGTTCTCTACAGGGAAAGCAAAACGTAAATCTGTTATTAAAGATGGAAATTCTGCGATTGATTATGTTTTAAAAGATCCACGCGTAAAAGGAACCAAAGTAGTCATTTATGGGCAGTCATTAGGTGGGAACTTAGCTGGCTCTTTATCATCATTAAGAAACAATGATATTGATGCCGTAGTGATTGAAGGCGGGTTTTCGTCACACAAAGATATTGCGGCGAATGTTGCAGGATTTATTGGTCGGTGGTTTGTCAAAGAACAATATAGTTCTAAATCATCAGTATCCAATTTCCATAAACCAATTCTAGTCATTCATAGTCATGAGGATGATGTAGTTCCTATTTCTCATGGAAAATTAGTTTTTGAACATGCTAATTCCCCTAAAGAGTTTTACGAAATAGATGGTTGTCATATTTGTGGTTCACGCCTGTATGCAAAAGAGATATCTGAGAAAATATTCAATATGCTAGAAAACAAATAAACTTGTTGTGCATTTAGTATAAAATGTAGATTATGGTGTCAGCCCTCGATACAATTGTCACCTCGAGAACCTTGGTGCTCGGGGTATATTTTTAATAAATTCTAATTCTTACATCTTTACAAATCCATTACAATCTATAATATAGTAGAAATTATTGATCTTATTTATCTTTTGTAAATGTACAACGGGTTAACTATAATAAAAAAGAGGCTGTCTTGATCCAAGACAGCCTCTTTTTTATTATAAGTTTATTACTTTGCTTTCTTATCGATAAATTTAACAAAGGCAGCACCACCTTGAGCAAATGCTTCAGCAATACGATTGTTTGTTACTGGAATACCAACAGGGTAAATATCACCTACAGCACCAATACAAGAAATAGTTGTTACAACATTACTTGGATTTGCTGTTTCAACAAATACGAAATTACAGTTTAATTTAGAAGGTTCTTTCATAACCCCACCAAACCAACCTGGATAAATCCATTGTGGTTTAACAATTAAAGTGTATTTTGAATCAGCATCTGCGCTATATTTACGGATTTTGCTATGTTTTCCAGCAGCAGCAAAAAATTTATCTGGGCATCTAACATCTTTAGTCTTTTGCCATTCTTCTTTAATAGTGTTTATATCTTCTGCATCTTTCTTCTCAATTCTACGTTGGATGTATTTCTCCTCAGACATATTTTCTTTGTAATATTTTACTTCAGAAAAATCGAATTCAACTTTGAAATTCTTTTCACTAACAAGTGGTGTCAAGCTTCCTGAGATAACTTTAAATTTTTGTCCAAAGACAAATAAAGGTGCTATAAAAAGCAATGATAATAAGATTTTTTTCATAAAGGTTAAATTTTTAGAATTTATAATAATTGTAAATTTATAATTTTTTTTGAAAGAAGAACGTCTTTCATAAAAAATACGACAGATGACGTATGAAAGAATGATGCCAAAATGTACCGGTAGGAACAAACGAGCAAACTACCTTCTATTTTACAACAATCACAAGATATCTAGAGATTTTCCAAAACTTAGAAGGATCTAAAATGATTAACTTGTTTCCATCCCATTGATAGCTTGATGTTGGATGATCTGTAATGATTTCTGGTTTTTTACCAATAATTGTGAGTTGTTTTACTTTTGTTTTATCTAATTTTTGAAAATATCCTTCATTAAATTCTTCAGCTACGTTTGTTTTTTTACCTATCCCAATGAATCCTTTTTCTCTTACGATGACATTATTCTCAACTAATTCATTCATTGTTCCATATGCATAGAAAACTTCATTCATCTCCTTCATCACATCTAAGGCTAATTCCACTTGTTCTTGATATTCATCAAATAATGCAGCATACTCCATGTTTAAGTCAGCTAATTCAATTTTAAGGTTATTAATTTCCTTATTCTTCTCCTGAATATCTACAGTTAATCTATCAACCATACTCTGTAATTCCTTGATTTTAATGTTTTGAGAAGCTAATTGATTTTTTAATGCTTTAATACTTTTAGCATTTTCATTTCGTAAAAAGTTAATGTTTTGAATTTCCTGTAATATCCAATCTTGATCCTCTTTAGATAACTCAGGGTTAGAGCTTTTTACTCGAATTTCTTCTTCTTTTAGGTTAATGCGAAGGAGGTTTTCTTGAATCTCATTAAAAAAAGAAATAGCTTCATTAATAACTGAATCTTTGTGTTTATTTTCTAATTCTAATTGTGCTACTTTATTCTGTAACTCAATAAATTCTTTGTCGGATGTATTATCCCCCCCGTTATGGTTTTCTGTTTTACAAGCAAAAAGCAAAGTGAATAATGTCAGAGCATATAGATATTTCATAGAATAAATATTGTTATTAATAGATACAAATTTACTATTTTCTTTTTCTTAATTGTATCTTTGGTAAAATTCTATAATAAAAATATGAAATTTCTGGGACTACTATTAACTCTTTGTATTAGCATTTCAATTTATGGACAACAAATTTTTCACGAAATTTCTATGCCCAATCCAGAAACGCATTATTTCCATATTCAAACGACACTAAATAACTTTAAAGAGAAGAAAATCACTTTAGTGATGCCTGTATGGTCCCCAGGATCTTATTTAATTCGTGAATACCCAAAAAATGTAAATCTTGTTCGTGCATTTGATGAAAATAATCATTCTTTGAATGTAAAGAAGGTTTCAAAAAATAAATGGGAAATTGAAAAAGGGAATGCCAAGAAAGTTATTGTAAAATATGAATCTTATGCATTTAATTTAGGCGTACGAACTGCTTTTCTAGATAAAACACATGGTTTTTTTAATGGAACAAATGTATTTACATTCCCTGAAGGGTATAAACATCTTGGAGGTCAAGTAAAGGTCATTCCTCATGCCGATTTTGCAACTATTTCAGCTCCTCTAAAAATAGCAGGCGATGGCGTGTCAACCGATAGTGGTGCAAAAACGTTTTTGTTTTCTGATTTTGATGAATTAGCTGATTCACCTTTTGAAGTTGGAAATCAAGTAGTTTTTCATTTTGATGCTGCTGGTGTAAAACATACGGTTGCCATGTACGGTGAAGGGAATTATGACATCGAAATATTGAAAAAGGATATGGCAAGAGTTGTAGAGGCTGCGACAACTATTTTTGGTCAGAATCCAAATAAAGAATATTTGTTTATTGTACATAATACGGATGATGGTGATGGTGGACTTGAACATATGAATTCTACTACGTTAAACGTTAGTAAATGGATATATAGCAAAGAAAAATATCGTGGTTTTTTATCTTTAGTTGCACATGAATATTTCCATGTTTGGAATGTTAAACGACTACGACCTTGTGCCTTGGTTGACATTGATTATAGCAATGAAAATTATACCGATTTATTATGGGTAATGGAGGGATTTACTTCATATTATAGTGAAATTATCTTGTTGAGAGCAGGTTACCATACACAAGAAAGTTATCTAACTAAACTACAAGGTACTTTAAATTATGTGGAAGGCACTCCAGGAAATAAGGTTCAACCAGTAAGTCATTCTTCATATGATGCGTGGATTAAGTCGTATAGACCTAATGAAAATAGTAGAAATACAGAAGTCTCTTATTACTCAAAAGGTGGCTTGATTGGAGCGGTATTAGATGCTATGATTATTGAAAAATATAATGGAAAAAAGGATTTGTCCGATTTCATGCAACTTCTTTATCAGAAATACTATGCAACAAAGAATGTTGGATTCACACAAACTCAATTTAAGGAGGAATTGAGTAAGTTTTTAGGGAAAAATATGGATGATTTCTTTATAAAATATATAGATGGGGTGGAAACAATACCTTATGAAGATTTCATGAGACCTCTTGGGTTATTCATTGAAAGAATTGATGAGGTTAATCAAAGTATTGGGATAGGATATTCTATAAGAAGTGGAAGAGTAGTGATAACTAGCGTACTAGCAGGAAGTGAAGCAGAAAAAGCAGGATTATCTGTGGATGACGAAATTATTGCTTTCAATGGATACCGTGTGAATGATAGTAACTTATCAGGTTTTCTAGCTGATTTGTCAGTAGGTCAACCTTTTAAATTATGGATAGCTAGGGGAGAGAGAATGATGGAAATAACGAATATAAAAATGGGTACAACTACTAGGTCTCGTTATCACTTTACTTATGAAGGAAATAAATTAGGAGCATTTTGGCTCAGAGAAATGGGGAAGTAGTATCTTACTTATTTTTCTTCGTAAATTTCTTTTAATACACCGATTGCATAATCAATTTCTTCTGTAGTATTGTATCTAGAGAAAGAGAAACGTACATTAGGTTTTGTCATATCGGCTTTGATTCCGGCTAATACATGTGATCCTATATTGCTACCCGATGCACAAGCAGATCCTCCTGAAGCGGCTACTCCTTTCAAATCTAGGGTGAATAACAGCATGGATGCTTTTGATGTTTCAGGTAAACATACATTTAAAACGGTATATAAGCTATTTGCTGGCGTAATATCACCGTGAAAGCCAACTCCTTTGATGTGTAGTTTTAATTGTTCAATCATGTAGGATTTGAGTCCTTGAATATAATTCGCATGTTTTTCTAAGTCTTGATAAGCTAACTCCATAGCTTTTGCTAAGCCGACAATTCCATATAAATTTTCTGTACCAGCACGTAAACCACGCTCTTGAGAACCACCTAAAATTAAAGGAGAGCCTTTTACATGACTGTTTATATACAGAAAACCAACTCCTTTTGGACCATGAAATTTATGAGCTGCACATGTAATAAAGTCAATATACGTTTTTTGTAAATCAAACCGATAATGCGCCATAGATTGCACAGTATCAGAATGAAAATAAGCATGATGTTGCTGACAAAGAAGGCTTACATTTTCTAGAGGGAGCAAATTGCCTATTTCATTATTTCCATGCATTAATGAAACAAGTGTTTTTTTACGCTCATCTTGAAGCAATTCTTCCAAATGAGATAAATCTACATGTCCATTTGGGGTGAGACGAACAAAAACTAATTCTACATGACTTGTATGATGCACATGTTCTGCGGAATGGGTTACCGCGTGGTGTTCAATAGATGAAGTGATAATTCTTTCAACGCCTAATTGATTTACAGCAATATTGAATACCATGTTATCAGCTTCTGATCCACCTGAAGTGAAGATGATTTCAGAAGGCTTGGCTTGTAAGAATCCTGCTACCTTTCTTCGCGCAGTTTCAAGGATTCCTTTTGCTTGTCGACCAAAAGCATGCGTAGAGGATGGATTACCAAATTCATTTTGCAAACAAGGAATCATTTCCTCTAATACTTCAGGGGCAAGGGGAGTAGTTGCAGCATTATCTAAATAAACACTTTTCATAGTCAACTCTTCTATGATTCACATGACTCATGCATTAATTTCTTGATTTCACAGATGATATTTTCAGCTAGAGTATTAGCTTTTACTTCATCTTTACTTTCTGCATAAATTCTAATGATAGGTTCTGTATTACTTTTCCTTAGGTGAACCCATTCTTTTTCAAAATATATTTTTACACCATCTGCTGTATCAATTTCATTTTTCGCATATTTCTTCTGTATATCAGAAAGAATTTTATCTACGTCTGTTTCTGGTGTTAATTCAATCTTATTCTTAGAAATCACATATTTTGGATAAGAATCTCTTAACTGGCTAACTTTCTTACCTGATTTTGCTAAATGGGTTAAAAACAAAGCGATTCCCACCAAAGCATCTCTTCCGTAATGTAATTCAGGGAGAATAACGCCTCCATTTCCTTCCCCGCCAATTACAGCGTTGATTTCTTTCATTTTGGTTACTACATTTACTTCACCAACAGCTGATGCAGCATATTGGTATCCATGTCCTTCTGTGATATCTCGCAAAGCTCTGGTAGAGGAAAGGTTGGAAACAGTTGCCCCACCTTTTTGACTTAAAATATAATCAGCTACAGCAACTAAGGTATATTCTTCCCCAAACATAGAACCATCCTCACACACTAAAGCCAACCGATCTACGTCGGGATCGACAGAAATTCCAAGATTTGCTTTGTTTTCAACGACAGAAGAGGATAATTCAACTAGGTGGTTGGGAAGTGGTTCAGGATTATGCGCAAAGATACCAGTAGGCTCACAATTTAGTCCTATTACTTTCGATAGTCCTAATGCATTTAACAATAAAGGAACGGCAATTCCCCCTGTTGAATTTACAGCGTCCACTACAATGCTGAAATCGGCTTTTTCAATAGCTTCTTTGTCCACATAAGGCAAACTTAAAATAGTTTCAATATGTTTGTGGATATAATCGTGATCTTGTGTGATTTTACCGAGTTTGTCAACATCTATAAAATCAAATTCTTCTTTTTCAGCAATTTCAAGTACGCGTTTTCCGTCTGTATCTGAAATAAATTCACCCAGATTAT includes:
- a CDS encoding DUF1987 domain-containing protein — its product is MEILEKIATPNTPYVNFNPNIGRMLIKGRAIPENIEEFWSPIVKWFYAYSCAPVRKTRIIFHMEYFNNASSKQILFLLHKMNEMVENGYDVSIEWRYAEDDDEMKEAGFDFSCVVNVPFVFNAFRTEGVDL
- a CDS encoding DNA-3-methyladenine glycosylase I, translating into MSYCEFTKNLDQNHPDKKYHDENYGFPLKDDDELFGRLILEINQAGLSWSQIIKREPAFRKAFENYDISVVAAFKEKKIIELMNDAGIIRNRKKIEAVIYNANKILEIQKNNGTFSYWLDKNLGLSLEEWTKLFKNNFKFTGIKIVEEFLMSTGYLDGAHTKDCKIYKDILKKKPKWADIK
- a CDS encoding transferase hexapeptide repeat family protein, which codes for MANIFEFNGFKPVIHPSSFVHPNATVTGNVIIGKDVYIGPGAAIRGDWGKIILKDGCNVQENCTIHMFPGTTVILEEAAHIGHGAIVHGGHIGRNCMIGMNAVIMDDAEIGEESIIGALCFVPAKMNIPRRSLVVGSPAKIIKEVSDEMIQWKTMGTTLYQRLPQECKDTLKPCEPLMEEESNRPSQENMYKTWEEIKNQN
- a CDS encoding alpha/beta hydrolase codes for the protein MKVSISLIALTLLLGSCAFNNMFLQPTTYNQEQTQTKLIIQNDTVTVAFQDENHQPYYIKKGNDTVSFNYTIESVLFDSESGNQLNGWWLIPKDVEPKITLIHFHGNAGSLPMQHFATTKMLEYGFQTFAIDYSGFGFSTGKAKRKSVIKDGNSAIDYVLKDPRVKGTKVVIYGQSLGGNLAGSLSSLRNNDIDAVVIEGGFSSHKDIAANVAGFIGRWFVKEQYSSKSSVSNFHKPILVIHSHEDDVVPISHGKLVFEHANSPKEFYEIDGCHICGSRLYAKEISEKIFNMLENK
- a CDS encoding PDZ domain-containing protein is translated as MKFLGLLLTLCISISIYGQQIFHEISMPNPETHYFHIQTTLNNFKEKKITLVMPVWSPGSYLIREYPKNVNLVRAFDENNHSLNVKKVSKNKWEIEKGNAKKVIVKYESYAFNLGVRTAFLDKTHGFFNGTNVFTFPEGYKHLGGQVKVIPHADFATISAPLKIAGDGVSTDSGAKTFLFSDFDELADSPFEVGNQVVFHFDAAGVKHTVAMYGEGNYDIEILKKDMARVVEAATTIFGQNPNKEYLFIVHNTDDGDGGLEHMNSTTLNVSKWIYSKEKYRGFLSLVAHEYFHVWNVKRLRPCALVDIDYSNENYTDLLWVMEGFTSYYSEIILLRAGYHTQESYLTKLQGTLNYVEGTPGNKVQPVSHSSYDAWIKSYRPNENSRNTEVSYYSKGGLIGAVLDAMIIEKYNGKKDLSDFMQLLYQKYYATKNVGFTQTQFKEELSKFLGKNMDDFFIKYIDGVETIPYEDFMRPLGLFIERIDEVNQSIGIGYSIRSGRVVITSVLAGSEAEKAGLSVDDEIIAFNGYRVNDSNLSGFLADLSVGQPFKLWIARGERMMEITNIKMGTTTRSRYHFTYEGNKLGAFWLREMGK
- a CDS encoding cysteine desulfurase produces the protein MKSVYLDNAATTPLAPEVLEEMIPCLQNEFGNPSSTHAFGRQAKGILETARRKVAGFLQAKPSEIIFTSGGSEADNMVFNIAVNQLGVERIITSSIEHHAVTHSAEHVHHTSHVELVFVRLTPNGHVDLSHLEELLQDERKKTLVSLMHGNNEIGNLLPLENVSLLCQQHHAYFHSDTVQSMAHYRFDLQKTYIDFITCAAHKFHGPKGVGFLYINSHVKGSPLILGGSQERGLRAGTENLYGIVGLAKAMELAYQDLEKHANYIQGLKSYMIEQLKLHIKGVGFHGDITPANSLYTVLNVCLPETSKASMLLFTLDLKGVAASGGSACASGSNIGSHVLAGIKADMTKPNVRFSFSRYNTTEEIDYAIGVLKEIYEEK
- the glmM gene encoding phosphoglucosamine mutase, whose protein sequence is MTLIKSISGIRGTIGGKVGEGLSPVDVVKFAAAYGTWLQEINNARQLKVVIGRDARLSGSIVSNLVISTLRSLGISVLDLGLSTTPTVEMAVITEKTHGGIIITASHNPKEWNALKLLNNLGEFISDTDGKRVLEIAEKEEFDFIDVDKLGKITQDHDYIHKHIETILSLPYVDKEAIEKADFSIVVDAVNSTGGIAVPLLLNALGLSKVIGLNCEPTGIFAHNPEPLPNHLVELSSSVVENKANLGISVDPDVDRLALVCEDGSMFGEEYTLVAVADYILSQKGGATVSNLSSTRALRDITEGHGYQYAASAVGEVNVVTKMKEINAVIGGEGNGGVILPELHYGRDALVGIALFLTHLAKSGKKVSQLRDSYPKYVISKNKIELTPETDVDKILSDIQKKYAKNEIDTADGVKIYFEKEWVHLRKSNTEPIIRIYAESKDEVKANTLAENIICEIKKLMHESCES